The following proteins are co-located in the Tetrapisispora phaffii CBS 4417 chromosome 4, complete genome genome:
- the TPHA0D02500 gene encoding uncharacterized protein (similar to Saccharomyces cerevisiae THI74 (YDR438W) and YML018C; ancestral locus Anc_5.551) — translation MSTKTLNNKRWSMGLIMLSAVVVLWVLSSFLINIIFRDNSYRKPFLITYINTVSFIFYLLPLIKTILVNFYYNGVRNEIPNILNELIIAQEGPDSTTVNPLHPEPSGASNVSSVANDIAEGSSQTLPNEATSLLSSSSKDDTDSKQTLTPKNRMTLKETILLSLEFCSLWFLANLMTNSSLAYTSVASQTILSSTSSFFTLFIGYIWNIEKITKSKTLGSLVSFIGIILVTHSDYYHYDDNYPPRTNPHSSLITFAKEIINILTTSDNDEEYGNSPFRMFIGNLLALAGALLYSVYSILLKKKVQDESRLNMHVFFGFVGFFTLVLFWPVIVLLQYYGWETIELPPTNTIAIIVLINCLITFVSDYCWANAMLLTTPLTVTVGLSLTIPLAMFGDLLFVNKKMNWVYIFGAILIMGSFFVINNESGIEQNELSEQQEQQNSQSQNVENQV, via the coding sequence ATGAGTACAAAGACTTTGAATAATAAGAGATGGAGTATGGGGCTGATCATGTTATCTGCAGTCGTTGTTTTATGGGTCCTgtcatcatttttaattaatataatattcagAGATAATTCATATAGGAAACCTTTCCTAATCACATACATCAATACTGTGTCTTTTATCTTCTATCTGCTTCCGTtgataaaaacaattttagTCAATTTTTACTATAATGGTGTAAGAAACGAGAttccaaatatattaaacgAATTAATCATTGCCCAAGAGGGGCCAGATTCGACTACTGTTAATCCCTTGCATCCAGAACCATCGGGCGCATCGAATGTCTCAAGCGTTGCAAATGACATTGCAGAAGGTTCTTCACAGACACTGCCAAATGAAGCAACGAGTTTATTGTCATCTAGCTCTAAGGATGATACGGATTCAAAACAAACCTTAACCCCAAAAAACAGAATGACATTGAAAGAGACAATACTTCTCAGTCTCGAATTCTGTTCATTATGGTTTCTAGCAAATTTAATGACTAACTCTTCCCTTGCATACACGTCAGTCGCGTCGCAGACAATTCTGTCGTCAACTTCATCTTTCTTCACTTTGTTCATTGGTTATATATGGAACATTGAAAAGATCACAAAATCGAAGACATTGGGTTCCCTGGTGTCCTTCATTGGTATCATATTGGTGACACATTCGgattattaccattatgATGACAATTACCCACCAAGAACAAATCCACACTCATCTTTAATCACATTCGCAAAGgaaatcattaatatacTGACGACGTCAGACAATGATGAAGAGTATGGAAATAGTCCATTTAGAATGTTTATCGGTAATTTGTTGGCATTGGCTGGtgcattattatatagTGTCTACTCGATtctattgaagaaaaaagtACAAGATGAATCAAGATTGAACATGCATGTCTTTTTTGGCTTTGTTGGTTTCTTCACTTTGGTTTTATTCTGGCCAGTTATAGTGCTACTTCAATACTACGGCTGGgaaacaattgaattgCCTCCAACCAACACAATTGCCATCATCGTCCTAATTAACTGTCTAATAACATTTGTAAGTGATTACTGTTGGGCAAATGCAATGTTATTAACAACTCCATTGACCGTTACAGTGGGTCTTTCATTGACAATTCCACTAGCAATGTTTGGTGATTTGCTTTTTGTCAATaagaaaatgaattggGTTTACATATTCGGTGCCATATTAATCATGGGTTCTTTTTTcgtaataaataatgagTCAGGCATTGaacaaaatgaattatcaGAACAACAAGAACAACAGAATTCACAGTCGCAGAATGTAGAAAATCAAGTTTGA
- the OST6 gene encoding dolichyl-diphosphooligosaccharide--protein glycotransferase (similar to Saccharomyces cerevisiae OST6 (YML019W); ancestral locus Anc_5.552), translating to MLCRYLSILLITLLRVVVGDDELNHVLSFQNEKGLIEVNDYNYESLSTIGIEGYYSILFITMRGVTSNGRKCEMCLDFEDTLENVYDAVKSQHPNLNVLFYVADTNENSKLVRDLKLQSVPHLLVYPPTTHESSKNFSWLVNQFYQYELKNIHAKDVMRFADFLGKTMNILVLIQEPFDTNAFSLYFIICMAFFIIIKRVILPRVTNKAKFFCFFLIFGIMLPSLTGYKFTQIKGIPFIARGEDGKIMFFSGGTSWQFGIEIFTMSMLYLLLSLEIYALITLPTLEISPKNKILYTSVLACILFYSTQYYMQIYAIKSPGYPFMF from the coding sequence GATGATGAACTGAATCATGTTCTTTCATTTCAAAATGAGAAAGGCTTAATCGAAGTCAATGATTACAATTATGAATCATTGAGTACAATTGGGATAGAAGGGTACTATAGCattctttttattacaaTGAGAGGAGTTACTTCAAATGGCAGAAAATGTGAAATGTGCCTTGATTTTGAAGACACATTAGAAAATGTATACGATGCTGTCAAGTCTCAGCATCCTAACTTAaatgtattattttatgtTGCTGACACAAATGAGAATTCTAAATTGGTAAGAGATCTGAAATTACAATCCGTTCCACATCTGTTAGTATATCCACCAACCACACACGAATCCTCCAAAAACTTTAGTTGGTTAGTGAATCAATTCTATCAatatgaattgaaaaacataCATGCTAAAGATGTAATGAGATTTGCTGATTTTTTGGGTAAAACtatgaatattttagtaTTAATTCAAGAGCCATTCGATACCAATGccttttcattatattttattatttgcatggcttttttcatcattataaAGAGAGTAATTTTACCTAGAGTTACTAATAAGGCCAAATTCTTCTGTTTCTTTCTTATATTTGGCATAATGTTACCAAGTTTAACAGGTTATAAATTTACTCAAATTAAAGGTATTCCATTCATTGCTAGGGGTGAAGATGGCAAAATCATGTTTTTTAGTGGTGGTACAAGTTGGCAATTTGGTATTGAGATCTTTACAATGTCaatgttatatttattattaagtCTTGAAATATATGCATTAATCACACTACCTACTCTCGAGATCTCACcaaagaataaaatattatacaCGTCTGTTTTGGCgtgtatattattttattcaactCAGTATTATATGCAAATCTATGCAATAAAGAGCCCAGGATATCCATTtatgttttaa